One window of Phycisphaeraceae bacterium genomic DNA carries:
- a CDS encoding TIGR04255 family protein, with the protein MASTVSLNLDEEFPALRRAPIVEAMITLVARATLEWAPDAIFKQVTARLPDYPTSQHMNQARFSFAMQADAPRVPPVNPATAHATAENLGWLGLRLVSADQRRVVTLARNSLSLSWLGEYVGWSELSAELMRLLTVHREIAGIESIDQMQIRYVNRLEVPQEDFEPGLYFTGFGTPPAGMVQGPFLHQDTLAHPSFPQHVVNLVRTFEQPTALSRSLPLLVVLEAIHAEPVPVEPAMINQRLREMHWLKNYAFFQSVTMAFRDLCQ; encoded by the coding sequence ATGGCCAGCACTGTGTCGTTGAACCTGGATGAAGAGTTTCCTGCGCTTCGCCGGGCTCCCATCGTCGAAGCAATGATCACGCTCGTCGCTCGCGCGACGCTTGAATGGGCACCCGACGCGATTTTCAAGCAGGTTACCGCGCGGCTTCCCGATTACCCGACTTCTCAACACATGAATCAAGCCCGCTTCTCTTTCGCAATGCAGGCTGATGCTCCGCGCGTTCCGCCAGTGAATCCAGCCACGGCACACGCGACAGCAGAAAATTTGGGGTGGCTTGGATTGCGGCTGGTGTCTGCGGATCAAAGACGGGTCGTCACTCTGGCTCGAAATTCTCTGTCTCTTAGCTGGCTCGGTGAGTACGTGGGCTGGTCAGAGCTCTCAGCGGAGTTAATGCGCCTCTTGACCGTGCACCGGGAGATCGCCGGGATCGAGTCGATCGACCAAATGCAGATTCGCTATGTCAATCGACTGGAAGTACCACAAGAGGATTTTGAACCTGGTCTGTATTTCACCGGATTCGGGACACCTCCGGCCGGAATGGTTCAAGGCCCCTTCCTACATCAGGACACCCTCGCACACCCTTCCTTTCCACAGCACGTGGTCAACCTGGTAAGGACCTTTGAGCAGCCGACGGCGCTGAGTCGGAGTCTCCCCCTGTTGGTGGTGCTGGAGGCAATTCATGCAGAGCCAGTTCCTGTCGAACCTGCTATGATTAACCAACGGCTTCGGGAGATGCATTGGCTGAAGAACTACGCGTTTTTTCAGTCAGTCACGATGGCATTTCGAGATCTGTGCCAATGA
- a CDS encoding tyrosine-type recombinase/integrase — MAATAARPQRRPKPKRRLPPEVLTDDEVRALLDACGRYTPVALRNRALITLMYRAGLRVSEALALHPKDVDLESGIVRVLHGKGDRYRAVGLDPGAAAVVATWLAERGRGQRAAARANPPRGRAGDGQRDPLAAAPLLCTAYGTPVTTGYVRRLMKRLGRQAGIAKRVHAHGLRHTHAAQLRSEGVDVGIISRQLGHRSLLTTIRYLDHVQPTAVVDAVRSRRWEICA; from the coding sequence GTGGCCGCAACTGCCGCACGACCCCAGCGTCGGCCCAAGCCCAAGCGCCGCCTGCCGCCCGAGGTGCTGACCGACGACGAGGTCCGGGCCCTGCTCGACGCCTGCGGCAGGTACACCCCCGTCGCCCTCCGTAACCGCGCCCTGATCACGCTGATGTACCGGGCCGGGCTCCGGGTATCCGAGGCACTCGCCCTACATCCCAAGGACGTAGACCTCGAGAGCGGGATCGTCCGCGTGCTGCATGGGAAGGGTGATCGGTACCGGGCCGTGGGCCTCGACCCCGGAGCGGCGGCCGTCGTGGCCACCTGGCTCGCCGAACGCGGCAGGGGCCAACGTGCCGCGGCACGGGCGAACCCCCCACGGGGCCGGGCGGGTGACGGCCAGCGCGACCCACTCGCAGCCGCTCCGCTGCTCTGCACCGCCTACGGCACGCCCGTCACGACCGGGTATGTGCGGCGTCTGATGAAGCGATTGGGCCGCCAAGCCGGGATCGCCAAGCGCGTCCACGCGCACGGGCTGCGGCACACCCACGCCGCCCAACTCCGATCCGAGGGCGTCGATGTCGGCATCATCTCCCGCCAACTCGGGCACCGGTCGCTGTTGACCACGATTCGCTACCTCGACCACGTCCAGCCGACGGCGGTGGTGGATGCGGTGAGGTCACGCCGCTGGGAGATCTGTGCCTGA